The Candidatus Alcyoniella australis genomic sequence TTGTGTTTGGCGAACGGGTCCAGGGTGCCGCGGACCATCCCGGCGCAGCCCTGGGTGCAGGCCCGGCCGCTGCCCAGGAACACTCGCACTGACGGGTCGTAGTCCGCGAAGTCGCAGCGCGGACGCACCAGCGCCCTGGCGTGGGAGTTAAGCAGACTATCGCCGAGCAGCTCGATCTGATTGCGGTCGATGGGGCCCAGTCCCAGCTCGCAGAGCAGTCGCAGATGTTCGATCTCACGCGGCTGATAACCCATCAGCAGGCAGCTGATCGCGTCGGCTGCCGGGCCGCAATCCGAACCCACGATCAGTCCCAGCGGCGCGGGATCGCAGTGCATCGGCCCCTGGCCCTGTCCGGCGACGATCGCGTCGGCAAGCACGAAGTCCGGCGGCCGCGTGCGGTAGAGGTCGGCGATCTTGCGGTGGATGTGGAAGTGGTGGTTGGGCAGCCGCTCGGGAGCCAGCAGCAGGCCCATGTGGTTCTTCACCGACAGGCTGACCTCCGTGTACATGTTGACCTTGATCTTGGGCAGGCTGATCAGCAGGTCGGCGTCCATCATCCGCTGCGGCATGCGAAAGCTCGACTCGACGATCGGATTGTCGATCCGCACATCGCAGCGCGGCTCGTCGCATAGATAAAGCGGCTGGGCGATTCCGCGGATCAACGGCAGTACGCCCATGGCGTGAAACCCGGATTGCGAACAGCCGACCAGGCAATCCTCGCCGACCCAGACCGTGCGCGCTCCCATGCGCCGCAGGGCCAGGGCCACACCGGCCACGAACTCGGGCTGCGTGTTGACCCCGCGATTTTTCGGCGGTCGCGCCGGATAGACGAAGCTGGGCTTGAGGAAGATTTTGCGACCGCGCGCATCGACCTGCGCCCGTTGCAAGATCAGTTCGATCTTGGCCGCGATTTGTTCGACATCGTATTCTGCCTGCGCCTCAAGCTGCACGAGCGGATTCATGATGCGCTACTCCGTCCCAAGGCCGAATCGAGGCGGGCGGTTGTCTGGCACCCATTAGATGCGTTGACAAGCCGCACTGTCAACCGCTGCGCGCCGTGCCCTGGCGCTCCGACGCCGATTGCGCACAATTATTTCCGTCGGCTAACTACCTACTGGATTGCGGTTATTTCCTATGCTAATCTTCGCTCGGCCGCACACTGAGTTCGCACGAACGGGGGATTGTCTTGGCAGAGCTTTTCGGCGCATATCACCAGGGGATGATCTCCTGGCAGATTGCCCTGCTCTCGTTTCTGATTGCGGTACTGCTCAGCAGCATGATCTCCAAGACATATCAGTTTACTTACGAGGGGCTCTCCTGGTCCAAGTCGCTGACCCAGGCACTGGTGCTGGGCAGCGTAGTGACCTGCATGATGATGATGGCCATCGGCGACAACGTGGCGCGCGGCATCGGCGTGTTCGGCACGCTGGCGATCATCCGCTTCCGCACAAATTTGCGCGATCCGCGCGACATCATCTTCGTCTTCTCCGCGTTGGGCACCGGCGTGGCCGCGGGCGCGCAGAGCTTCGCCGTGGGCATCCTGGGCACCCTGACCTTCTGCCTGCTGGCGATCGGCATGAAATGGGGCAACATCGGCTCGCTGCGCCAGCACAACGGCTCGATCCGTTTCCAGCTCGCCCCGGGTTCCGAGTCGCTGGAACAGGTGCGCGGCCTGCTGGGCTCGGGCACGCGCAGCTTCTCGCTGGTGGCGATGAACGAACTGGCTCAGGGCACCTTGATCGACTACACCTACCAATTACGCCTGCGCAACATCGACAAGGCCGAACAACTGCTGCTCGAGTTGGGCAAGGTCGAGGGGATCCAGGGACTGAAGTTTATCAGCCAAGAAGGCTCGGTGGAGCTGTAGCATGGATACTTGCGGCTGATGCGCTCGCGCGCCTGGTTCTGGATCGCCTGGGTGCTGATCGCGCTGGCCGCGGCCTGGCTCTACGGCGCGTACCGCAGCCCGGGCAACTACGTGGGCATTGTCGAGGCGCTGCGGCATAACGTCAGCGCACAACTTCCCGGCACACTGATCGAGCTGAGGGTCGATATCGGCGATCGGGTCGAGGCCGGACAATTATTGGGGCGGGTCCAAGGCATGGACGCGCTTTTGGCAGACGGGCTGCGCGTTCGCAGCGACCTGTTCACGCTCCAGTCGCGTCTGCGCGATGAGCTGAGCGGTCTGGCCGCGGACGAGGCCGAGAGCAGCGCGCTGAACTCCGAGATCAAGCGCCTCGAGCAGGCGCGCGATGCCGGAGTGGTGCGCTCCAGCGAGTTGACCCAACTGCGGCTGCGACGCGCCGCGTTACGCGCCAAGGTCGCGCGCCAGCGTACATTGCTGGCGCAGCAGACCGGAGAGCAAGCTCCCGTCGAACTTCAGCAAGGGCTCGATCAACTGCTGGCCGCGCCCGATTCCGGCGCCCTGCTCTCGCCGTGCGCCGGAGTAGTGGTCGAGCGGTTTGCCGCAACGGGAGATACGGTCGACGCCTTTATCCCGCTGCTGATTGTCCAGCAACTCGAGACGACCCACGTCAACGCCTACGTGCCCGAGCAGAACAATTTGCCAATGGTCCGCGGAGCGCGGGTCATGGTCGGCAGCAAACGACCGGGCATCGTGGAAACCGGCGGCACGATCGTCTTTGTCCATCCGGGGTTCACTCTCCTGCCCTTGCGGCTGCTCATCGGACAGCAGCAGACCTGGGCGCGCCAAGTCTACGTTGAGCTCGACCAGGGACACGCCCTGCTGCCCGGTGAACAGGTGCGGGTCGTGCTGATCGACAAGCCGGAGCAATGATCCGCCGAAAACTGCCCGTGGTGGAGTTGCTGCTGATCGTCGCCTGGATCGGCGTGGGCTGCTACCACCCAAATCCCGCGCCCGCACCCCGCGCAGCATCCGCCATCGACGTGCCCTCCTACCACTCCGAATATGCCGCTGGCCGAACCCTTGACGAGCAGGCCGCGGTGGAGCTGGCGTTGCAAAACGACTTTTCCCTGGACGCGCTGGCCCGCGACATCGAGCTGGCGCGATCACAGGCGCGTGTCAGCGGCGCTTTCCCCGACCCCGAGCTGCGGGTCGGACAGCTCTCGTCGCACGACCTGGACGGCACCCTGCACTCGCTGGAGCTCGGGCTGCGCTTCAGCACCCCCTACGTCGGCGAGCGCGCGGCCACGCGCGACGCGGACGAGGCGCGGGCCGATCTTTCGCAGTCCGAATTGATCGCCGAACAGATCGACCGCAGCGACTGGGTGCGGCTGGGATTCTCGCAGATCGTCAGGCTCGAGGGTCTGGTCGAGATCTGCCACAGCGAAGTGCAGTACCGCTCGCAGCTACTCGATCTGCTGCGCACTCAGGCCGCGATCAACGAGCGCACCAACATCGAGCTGGTCAACGCCGAGCTCGAGCTGTTCAACGCGCAACAACAGCTGTCAAAGCGCGAAAACGATTTGCGTACGCTGCAACGTTCGCTGGCCGCGGCCGTGGGATTGGAAACGCTCCCCGCGCTGGAGCCGGTCTTTGAACAGCGTATCGAGCTCGACCGCGAGCAACTGCTCTCAGAGGCCTTTGCCGCGCGTCCCGAGCTGCTCGAGACCTCGAGCAACTATCGCCTGTCCCAGGCGCGCCGTCACCTCGAACGAGTCCGAACCATCCCCTGGATCAGCTTTGTCGAGCCCTCGTACCGCCGCGAGTACGACGAGGACAACGACGAGACCGAGCACTGGGCTGAGCTGCGTTTCGGCATTGCCCTGCCGATCTTCAACCTGGGCCGCGTGGGCGTGCGGGCTGAGGAACTGGCAATGCAGCGCGACCTGTCGCGGCTGCGCGGCATCGAAGGCCAAATCGCCATCGAGCTCGACCAGGCGCTGTCCGAGTATCGACGGCTGTGGGACGACAACGAACAGTTCGCCGCCACCCTGACCCGCCTGGAGGACCAGGTGCGCCAGACCATCGAGCTGGGCCGCGCCAACCCCGAGGCCGATCCGCTGGATCTGATCGATCTGCAATTGGAGCTGCTGCAGGTACGACGCGCCCGAGTCGAGTTTCGGGCCCTGCTTTCCCAGGTGCGCATCGACCTGCTGCGCGCCGTGGGCGAAATCCACAGCGCACAGCCGCCCCACTGACATACCCCCCAACGATTAAAAATTATTACAAATAGTTATTGGCCCTACATTTAGTAACGCTATCATAGCGCTTCACCATGACGATAAGGTTAATTAACATATTGTTATTAAAGGTGATTCATATCATAGAGAGCCCGGCACGCTTTGTGCTACTTATGTTGCATGGAAGCTTCGAGATTAACCGCGCCCTTGGTCCCCAATGACTTGGGCGTACGGCGTCAGCATTTGAGAGTCAACCAGGCGGGATCGAAAATGAGCAGCAACGGTAGATACGGCACTGTAAGCTCGATCAAGCGTTATGAGAACAAATTCCTAATACCGGAGTCTCTAAGCGCTGAGATCAGGGATTATATAAGGTTTTTCTCGCACCCCGACCCGCTGTCCGAGGACGGCTTGGGCAACTACACCGTTCACAGCCTCTACCTTGACACCCCTGATTTGGCGTTCTACATGGCCAACCATCTGAAGGTCAACTCGCGGCTCAAACCGCGCGTGCGTTTTTTCGGCAATCAGCCCAACGGAACTCTGTTTCTGGAGGTCAAACGCCGCCAGGGGCAGATCGTCTGGAAAACCAGAGAACGCATCAGCACGGCGATCTGGCCCAAGATCCTGCTCTCTCCGGAAGATGTCGACGACAACAGCCAAAGCCCCGAGTCCAATATCGAGGATGCCTTTGCCAGCTTCACCAATGTCACGCAGTCTTTTCAGGCGATTCCCATGGCCCACGTGCGCTATCGGCGCGAGGCGTACGTCAGCGACATCGATAATTACGTGCGGATCACCTTTGACCGGCGGCTCTCCGGCGCCCTGGCCCGGGGCAGCGCCAATCTGAATATCGACGAGCATGACATGTTCCATTTCGACGACGCGCACACCAGCAAATTCTTTGAATCGCCCGTGGTGCTTGAGATCAAGTGCGAGTCGCTGATTCCGCAGTGGGTCGTGGACCTAGTGCAGCGTTTTCGTCTGACCAAGCGCGGTTTCTCGAAATACTACAACACGATGCGCATGGGGATGTTCGAACACGGCGGAGCACACGAGGTAAGGGCCGCGCGTTTCATGACCAACTGAATTAAAAAAAGGCTGGCATCGTCGCCCCATCGGCATGACAATGCTCAATGATGAATACTATCCAAAGGAGAGATCGCATGTCCCGTAAAACTATCGGCCTTTGGCATTGGGCGCTGCTGGCCATGCTGTTGGCAACACTGCTGGCCATGGGCGCGGCCTGCGACTCGGGCGACGACGACGATGACGATGACGACGACGTAGATAACCCGGCGCAACCTGCGGCGGGCGAGGCGCTATTCACCGAAATCATGTACGACCCGCTGGCACTGGAAGACATCGTGGGCGAGTGGGTCGAGCTGCTTAACACGACCCAGACCGCGTTCAACCTGCGCGGCTGTGTTTTCAGCGACGAAAACGAAGAGCATCTCAGTACGATCGAGACCGACCTCGCGCTCCCGGCCAACGGCTATCTGATTTTGGGCATCGGCCTGGATGACAACCAAAGCCCGGCCCAGCCCGACTGGACCTGGGGCGAATACAACCTGGGCAACTCCGGCGATACGGTCAGCCTCACCTGCTCCGGTGAAGTAATCGACCAAGTTGTCTACGACGAAGCCGCGATGGACTACGACCCGGTGAAGGGCGCCAGCCTGGCCCTCTGTCCGGGCTCCGAGGACACGACAGCCAACGACGACATGGCGGCCTGGCGCTTCTCCACCAGCGCGATGTCCGATGGCGACCTGGGCACCCCGCGCGAGGCCAACGACCCCTGTCAGTGATGCGGTTGTTTTGGCTGTTGCTGATTCCGATCCTGTGTTTCACGGCGCTGCCCGGCTGTGAGAGCCCGGACGAGGAAAAAGAAGAAGACAGCGGAGACGACGACGACAGCGTAGACGACGATGATCTTGACGACGACGACGATGACGATCAGCTGCCTGCGGTTTGCGACGAGATCTACCAACAGGACAACCTGCCGTTATTCGAAATCCAGATCGCCCAGTCCGACTGGGACGAGCTGCTCTACAACTACCAATACGGCATGGAGATCCCTGAGCCCCGGTCGTACTTCCCGCTGATCGAGTTCCGCTACGGCGACGAGACGATCAGCAACGCGGCGATCAGACTGCGCGGCAGCCCGGACCACTGGTGGCCCGACCCCAAGATGCAATTCAACATCTCGTTCAAACAGTACGACGAGGACGGACGCTTCCGCGGCATGCGCAAGCTCAACCTGGACAACGCGCACGGCGATCACACCATTTTCCACGACCGCTTGGGCATGCAGTTCTTCCGCGACCTGGGCGTGCCCGCACCGTGCGTCAACCACGCTAAGCTCAACATCAACGGCGAGTACTTCGGGCTCTACGTCAACATCGAACACGTTGACCAGGAGTTCCTGCGGCGCAATTTCGGCAAACAGGA encodes the following:
- a CDS encoding DUF4956 domain-containing protein, translated to MAELFGAYHQGMISWQIALLSFLIAVLLSSMISKTYQFTYEGLSWSKSLTQALVLGSVVTCMMMMAIGDNVARGIGVFGTLAIIRFRTNLRDPRDIIFVFSALGTGVAAGAQSFAVGILGTLTFCLLAIGMKWGNIGSLRQHNGSIRFQLAPGSESLEQVRGLLGSGTRSFSLVAMNELAQGTLIDYTYQLRLRNIDKAEQLLLELGKVEGIQGLKFISQEGSVEL
- a CDS encoding TolC family protein is translated as MIRRKLPVVELLLIVAWIGVGCYHPNPAPAPRAASAIDVPSYHSEYAAGRTLDEQAAVELALQNDFSLDALARDIELARSQARVSGAFPDPELRVGQLSSHDLDGTLHSLELGLRFSTPYVGERAATRDADEARADLSQSELIAEQIDRSDWVRLGFSQIVRLEGLVEICHSEVQYRSQLLDLLRTQAAINERTNIELVNAELELFNAQQQLSKRENDLRTLQRSLAAAVGLETLPALEPVFEQRIELDREQLLSEAFAARPELLETSSNYRLSQARRHLERVRTIPWISFVEPSYRREYDEDNDETEHWAELRFGIALPIFNLGRVGVRAEELAMQRDLSRLRGIEGQIAIELDQALSEYRRLWDDNEQFAATLTRLEDQVRQTIELGRANPEADPLDLIDLQLELLQVRRARVEFRALLSQVRIDLLRAVGEIHSAQPPH
- a CDS encoding DUF362 domain-containing protein translates to MNPLVQLEAQAEYDVEQIAAKIELILQRAQVDARGRKIFLKPSFVYPARPPKNRGVNTQPEFVAGVALALRRMGARTVWVGEDCLVGCSQSGFHAMGVLPLIRGIAQPLYLCDEPRCDVRIDNPIVESSFRMPQRMMDADLLISLPKIKVNMYTEVSLSVKNHMGLLLAPERLPNHHFHIHRKIADLYRTRPPDFVLADAIVAGQGQGPMHCDPAPLGLIVGSDCGPAADAISCLLMGYQPREIEHLRLLCELGLGPIDRNQIELLGDSLLNSHARALVRPRCDFADYDPSVRVFLGSGRACTQGCAGMVRGTLDPFAKHNDWRLLRGMNFIIGADVKDLPDDLDPQRTFVIGDCAVEHADRGRFISGCPIPPISLTYRLLSMGIVVPHSARVIDLAHGMLDSMLARRH
- a CDS encoding lamin tail domain-containing protein, whose amino-acid sequence is MSRKTIGLWHWALLAMLLATLLAMGAACDSGDDDDDDDDDVDNPAQPAAGEALFTEIMYDPLALEDIVGEWVELLNTTQTAFNLRGCVFSDENEEHLSTIETDLALPANGYLILGIGLDDNQSPAQPDWTWGEYNLGNSGDTVSLTCSGEVIDQVVYDEAAMDYDPVKGASLALCPGSEDTTANDDMAAWRFSTSAMSDGDLGTPREANDPCQ
- a CDS encoding polyphosphate polymerase domain-containing protein; this translates as MSSNGRYGTVSSIKRYENKFLIPESLSAEIRDYIRFFSHPDPLSEDGLGNYTVHSLYLDTPDLAFYMANHLKVNSRLKPRVRFFGNQPNGTLFLEVKRRQGQIVWKTRERISTAIWPKILLSPEDVDDNSQSPESNIEDAFASFTNVTQSFQAIPMAHVRYRREAYVSDIDNYVRITFDRRLSGALARGSANLNIDEHDMFHFDDAHTSKFFESPVVLEIKCESLIPQWVVDLVQRFRLTKRGFSKYYNTMRMGMFEHGGAHEVRAARFMTN